In Streptomyces liangshanensis, the DNA window CTCACGCCCGCGCTCACCGCCGACCTGTACGCGATGCAGGCCAAGTCGTACGCCCGTCTCGGCGACGGCGGCAACGCGCTGGACCGTATCCGGCGCGCGGAGAGCGAGGCGGAGCGCATCCGGCCGGGGCACGAGCCGGACGAGACGGGATACGTCCAGCCGGGCCTGGTGAACGTCCAGGTGGCCGAGGCGCTGCTCGGCCTCGGCGATCTGGCGGCGGCGCGGGAGCACGCGACGGCCGCCGTGGGCACACCGGCGCACGACCGGGGCAGGGTCCACCGCCTCGCCATGCTCAGCCACATCGAGCTGCGGCAGGGGGAGCCCGACCGGGCCGCCGGAACGGCCGCCGAGATGGCGGAACGCGCGAAGGGGATGGAGTCCCAGCGGCTGCGGGACCGGCTGCGCGCGGTGCGCGGGGAGTTGGTGTCCAGCGGGTCCAGGGCGGCCGGAGAGGCGGCGGCGCTGATCGACGAAGCGCTCCGTGTGCCTCTGTAAGCCCCCTTGTAAGCCCCCTGCGCGGACGACGTGTTGCTGAGATTCAGCGGTGAGGTCTGCTGCGATGTTGCCATCAACGCGTCGAAAGGTGGCAGAAACGTGCAGTGGACGAAACTGAGCGAACAGACTGTGTATGAGAATCGCTGGTTCCAGGTCAACCTCGCGGACGTCGAACTCCCCGACGGCCGCCACCTGGACCACTTCCTCATCCGGCTCCGCCCGGTCGCGGCCGCCACGGTCGTCAACGAGGCGAACGAGGTGCTGCTCCTCAGGCGCCACCGCTTCATCACCGACAGCTGGGGCTGGGAACTGGCCGCCGGGGTGGTCGAGGACGGCGAGGACATCGAGCGCGCGGCGGCACGGGAGATGGAGGAGGAGACGGGCTGGCGGCCGGGACCGCTGCGCCACCTGCTCACGGTGGAGCCGTCGAACGGTCTCACCGACGCGCGCCACCACCTCTACTGGGCGGAGGAGGCCACGTACACCGGCCCGCCCGAGGACGACTTCGAGTCGTCGTGCCGCGAGTGGGTCCCCCTCAAGCTCGTCCCGGACATGATCGCCCGGGGCGAGATCCCGGCCGCCAACATGGCGGCCGGGCTCCTGATGCTGCGTCACATACGGCTGGGCTGAGGAAGCTGGGCCGTCTCCGCGTACGGGTAGAAGCCCGCGCCCGTCTTGCGGCCCAGGCGTCCCGCGTCCACCATCCGCTGGAGCAGTGGGGGAGCGGCGTACAGCGGCTCCTTGTACTCGGCGTACATCGAGTCCGCGACCGAGGCCACGGTGTCCAGGCCGATCAGGTCGGCGAGCTTGAGCGGGCCCATCGGGTGGGCGCAGCCCAGCTCCATGCCGTTGTCGATGTCCTCGCGGCTGGCGATGCCCGACTCGAACATCCGGACGGCGGAGAGGAGATACGGGATCAGGAGGGCGTTCACCACGAAGCCCGAGCGGTCCTGGGCGCGGATCGCGTGCTTGCCGAGCACCTTCTCCACCACGGCCTCGGACCTGCGGAGCGTCTCGTCGGACGTCGTCAGGGCCGGGATCAGCTCGACCAGCTTCTGCACCGGGGCCGGGTTGAAGAAGTGGATCCCGATGACCTGGTCCGGGCGGGAGGTCGCGACGGCCAGCTTGACGAGCGGGATGGACGAGGTGTTGGAGGCCAGGATCGCGTCGGGACGGGTCACGACCTGGTCGAGGACCTGGAAGATCTCCGTCTTGACCTGTTCGTTCTCCACGACGGCCTCGATGACGAGATCGCGGTCCGCGAACTCCCCGAGGTCGGTGGTGAAGCTGAGCCGGCCGAGCGCCGCGTCCCGTTCCGCCTCGGTGATCTTGCCGCGTTCCGCCGCCTTGGCGAGCGAGCCGTGCAGGCGGGTCCTGCCGATCTCCAGGGCCTCGCCGGTCGTCTCGGCGACCCGCACCTCGAGGCCGCTGCGGGCGGCGACCTCGGCGATGCCTGCGCCCATCTGGCCGCAGCCCACCACTCCCACGCGGGCGATGTCGGTCAGGGTGTCGGTCACATCGTGCCTTTCGCTGGTCCGCGCCGATCCGGGCAGGTCGGTGCCCGATCGGTGGCGGACGGGTCCGGGTTCGGTGGTTCCGGCAGGCCGCCGAGGTGATCGCGGCGCCCGCCCCGGACCGAGACGTTACTCCGCGCGGGTGTGTGGACGCCGTGCCGGGGCGGGCATGCTCAGCCCGTACGGCGGCCCGCTCCCCCTCACGGCGGGCTCCTCACCCCCCCACAGGCAAGGGACGGAACGCCCATGAGTCACACCCCCCACCCCACCCCAGGCCACACACCGGGGCGCCCGTCCGGGCCCGCCGGCTTCGGCAGACGCGGGTTCATGGCGGTGACGGCGGCGCTGATGACGACGATGCTCAACGCGTCGCACGCGCTCGCCGGCGGTCCCGTGGGCCCGGAGGCGCGGCGCCGCGCGCCGCGCCGGGACCTGCGCGGGATGTGGGTCGCGACCGTCACCAACCGCGACTGGCCCTCCCGGCCGGGGCTCACCGCCGCCCAGCAGCGCGCCGAACTGATCGCCCATCTGGACATGGCCGTCACCCGCAACCTGAACACGGTCGTCTTCCAGGTCAGGCCCACGGCGGACGCGCTGTGGCCGTCGCCGTACGAGCCCTGGTCGCAGTACCTCACCGGGACCCAGGGCAAGGACCCGGGCTGGGACCCGCTGGGCACGGCGGTGCGCGAGGCGCACGCGCGCGGCCTGGAGCTGCACGCCTGGTTCAACCCGTACCGCGTCGCCATGCACACCGACCCGTCGAAGCTGTCCGCGAAGCACCCGGCCCGCGTGCATCCCGAGTGGGTGCTGCCGTACGGCGGGAAGCTGTACTACAACCCGGGTCTCCCGGAGGTCAGGTCGTTCGTCCAGGACGCGATGCTGGACGCCGTGCGGCGCTACGACATCGACGCCGTGCACTGGGACGACTACTTCTACCCCTATCCGGTCGCGGGCCAGGTGTTCGCGGACGACGAGGCGTACGCGCGGTACGGGGCCGGCTTCCCGGACAAGGCGGCGTGGCGGCGGGACAACACCGACCGGCTGGTGCGCGAGACCGGCGCGCGGATCAAGAAGCTGAAGAAGAACGTACGGTTCGGCATCAGCCCGTTCGGCGTGTGGCGCAACGGGGCCACCGACCCCCTCGGCTCCGACACCCGGGCGGGTGTGCAGACGTACGACGACCTGCACGCCGACACCCGGAAGTGGGTGCGGGAGGGCTGGATCGACTACATCACGCCGCAGTTGTACTGGAACATCGGCCTCGCCGCCGCCGACTACGCGAAGCTGGTGCCCTGGTGGGCGGGCGTGGTGAAGGGCACGGGGGTCGACCTGTACGTGGGTGAGGCCCTCTACAAGGCGGGCGACCCGGCCCAGCCCGCCCCCTGGCAGAACGCCGCGGAACTCTCCCGGCACCTGGACCTCTGCGCGAAGTACCCCGAGGTGAAGGGGAACATCTACTTCGCGGCGAAGGAGGTCGCGAGTGATCCCCTGGGGGCGATGACGATGATCGCCGACCGCTACCGGCACCGGGATTACGGGTACAGGGACTACCGGCACAGGGATTACGGGCACGGGGATTTCGGGCACGAGCCGGCGTGAGCCGCGGACGGTTCAGGAGGCGGCCGTGCCGTCCCGCGGCGCCGAGGGCCGCGGGACGCCCTGCCCGGGCGCGGACGGCACCCCACCGCGGCCCTTGATCGCGCCGAGTACGTATCCGCGCCCGTGAACGGTTTCTATCGAAAGCCCCAGGGGTCGCAATTTCTTCCGGAGGCGCATGATGTGGAGATCCAACGCGTTTCTGCTGGACGAACGATTGGCCGCGGCAAGCCGGGCGGCTATTGCCTCCCGCTCCACCACGGTGGAGACGTATTCCAACAGCGCGGTGACGACCACCACTTCCGTGGACGTGAGAGGCGCGA includes these proteins:
- a CDS encoding 3-hydroxybutyryl-CoA dehydrogenase, whose amino-acid sequence is MTDIARVGVVGCGQMGAGIAEVAARSGLEVRVAETTGEALEIGRTRLHGSLAKAAERGKITEAERDAALGRLSFTTDLGEFADRDLVIEAVVENEQVKTEIFQVLDQVVTRPDAILASNTSSIPLVKLAVATSRPDQVIGIHFFNPAPVQKLVELIPALTTSDETLRRSEAVVEKVLGKHAIRAQDRSGFVVNALLIPYLLSAVRMFESGIASREDIDNGMELGCAHPMGPLKLADLIGLDTVASVADSMYAEYKEPLYAAPPLLQRMVDAGRLGRKTGAGFYPYAETAQLPQPSRM
- a CDS encoding winged helix-turn-helix domain-containing protein translates to MREVQVVRWPTERTRLDALRRDGVPCLIVVASGTAVPTLQRTCEDWVRAGADASEIRARLSSLRARAIRDHRPSVDEEGILRFRGSLAPLTSTEVVVVTALLEYVSTVVEREAIAARLAAANRSSSRNALDLHIMRLRKKLRPLGLSIETVHGRGYVLGAIKGRGGVPSAPGQGVPRPSAPRDGTAAS
- a CDS encoding glycoside hydrolase family 10 protein — translated: MAVTAALMTTMLNASHALAGGPVGPEARRRAPRRDLRGMWVATVTNRDWPSRPGLTAAQQRAELIAHLDMAVTRNLNTVVFQVRPTADALWPSPYEPWSQYLTGTQGKDPGWDPLGTAVREAHARGLELHAWFNPYRVAMHTDPSKLSAKHPARVHPEWVLPYGGKLYYNPGLPEVRSFVQDAMLDAVRRYDIDAVHWDDYFYPYPVAGQVFADDEAYARYGAGFPDKAAWRRDNTDRLVRETGARIKKLKKNVRFGISPFGVWRNGATDPLGSDTRAGVQTYDDLHADTRKWVREGWIDYITPQLYWNIGLAAADYAKLVPWWAGVVKGTGVDLYVGEALYKAGDPAQPAPWQNAAELSRHLDLCAKYPEVKGNIYFAAKEVASDPLGAMTMIADRYRHRDYGYRDYRHRDYGHGDFGHEPA
- a CDS encoding NUDIX hydrolase, which gives rise to MQWTKLSEQTVYENRWFQVNLADVELPDGRHLDHFLIRLRPVAAATVVNEANEVLLLRRHRFITDSWGWELAAGVVEDGEDIERAAAREMEEETGWRPGPLRHLLTVEPSNGLTDARHHLYWAEEATYTGPPEDDFESSCREWVPLKLVPDMIARGEIPAANMAAGLLMLRHIRLG